Within the Salvia hispanica cultivar TCC Black 2014 chromosome 4, UniMelb_Shisp_WGS_1.0, whole genome shotgun sequence genome, the region agtatataggAAAACAGAAAAGGAAGTTTGGTAAGAGAAGAATCCAGATAGAAGCTGCATACGACACCCATGATCTCTAAACCAGGCAAAAATCAGCTCGCTTATATATGAAGCTTTGATGTATTTTACGCAAAGAATTGCGACGCGTGGAGCAAATTGCCTCTACCtcaactctatatataaatCTCACAAATGTTACTCATTTTACAACATCTAAATTCCTACTAATTTTTATAGGCCTTTGTATTTCGCATTGGAAGGTGGTAGCTGaagtaatattttcataacCTTTTCAGGttggtaatttatttatatttttgtgtttttcatCTTAATATAATCAAATCTTATTTTGCTATTCAATGTTTATCATGTTATAgtatagtatttaaattttacttatactaataaatttgtcttttttttcaatggaATTGAATCAAGATGAAGTCAGTGACGATTTTTGTAGCTTCAATTATTCTTATGATGTTGATCATCACGTCTTCATTGGCGGACGACTCAAGTTTTTGCGACCAGAAATGTGCGACCCGATGCTCCAAGGCAGGGCGGGCAGACCGTTGCCTGAAATATTGCCACATATGTTGCGATAAGTGTGGTTGTGTGCCATCGGGAACTTACGGAAACAAGGACGAGTGCCCTTGTTATAGAGACATGAAAAATTCTAAGGGCGGACCTAAATGTCCTTGATTATCATAAATTGAAACTACTCAATTATTGTATCCGAATTCTACACACTAGTATACAGTTTTATGTGGAGGCTTAATGTGAGATTAATGAGACATACTATGGAGTAGGGAGTAGTATGTTGCTCATATATGAtcagtaaaataaaatgctcTTACCTATTCGTCTTTGCTTTCATTAAATTAGCTAACGTAACACTATTCCACTCAACAACGACATTTCTgttacaagaaaataaaataaaaatacccataaaaccaaaaatctcCACATTTAATCTTAtgtacttatattatttttttcttttttgttatatattgcataaatatttaattaagaaatttattaaaataacaaaagttacataattaataaagaatttctaaattaaatatgaaaaaagttactcattccgtccccaaaaaatagacaaaatagtATATGGCATGAGTTTTAGTGTACAATTGGTAAGataagaaagaaatgaaaaaagtaagaaaaagagagaaaaaatattgttagtttgATTGTGAGGTCCACATTATTAGGGATGTGTAATTggttaaaaaatttcatatttaggCTTAGTCCGATTTGGAAGATgacctaaaataataaaactattctattttttcagAACGGATggattatatttaaaaaaatgaaaacaatgcataattcaattaaaattccaCAAACATTCGAGGGCCAAAAGAAGTGTCattagttattttatagtaaacaacattttgaattactataaaataaaaactaaaaacatatgCGATCGTCCCCATCGTCCACACCACCACCAAAAGCGTGCTTAAGCGTGCATATGCGTGAATCGGCCACACTCTCAGGGCCTTAAGCACGGGATGCAAATGCTCTAGCTAGCTCAGCTAATTGTTCTTAATAAACACGGCCAAATTCATTCATAATGTTCATCTTCCAAAATTACATTCCCTTTTGCTAATGCTGAAACAACCATTCTCATCATAAATGGCCAAACAAAGAAAGAGCAGTAACAGCaaagcaaaaaagaaaacattacTGGGCACATCAACAAACAGATTTTATGTGTGCTTGCAGAAACACAACACCTTCTAAACAACAAAGTATCCAAAAAATCAATTCTTGCTCTTAGATTTGGATGGAATTTTCCCATATGCCATAAGCCTGGACTGTGATATCTTGAGCTCAGCCTGTTGctgttttcttttcctctttcttgAAACAGTTTTTTCCTCCCCATTCATTTCCACTGGCTGCGGTTTCTCACTTCCAACCGCATTAACCTCCACCTCtttccccttccccttccccttccccttccccttccccttccccttcctGTCTTCATCAACAGCCTTAGAAGTATTACCCTTTCTGTATTTACTCTCCTTTAGCTGGATAGTCTTGATCCTAGGCACCTTCCATTCCTGCTCCCTATATGGAGCTATCTTCTTCAAAGAGACATACTGATTCAACTCTTTGTCGTCCAGCGCAAGAATCTCTTCCGCGCTCAATCCAAACCTCTTAGCCTTAACTGGTCTGTATTTGAATCTAGTTTTCAAATCTCCAATGGTGTCCTCATAATCTAACTTATAGTACTCATCCAATAGCTCCTCTATAACCGCCTTCTCTACTTCGCTCGGCTTGtgcttcctcttcctcttacTCCCCCTCTGCTTTTCCTCATCCTCTCCATTCTCTTCCTCCTCCCCACTGGCTAACCTATCCTTCATAATTCGTTCTCTAAACGACTTGAACCCTTCACCCGACTTATCCACCTTGTCCCAACCCTTGTCAAGTCCAAGCAACTCATCTTCTTTGTCGAAATCTGGTTTCTCAAGCtcctcatcttcatcatcatcagtCCCAAACTGCGGATCAACATCCTCAGCACCATAATACTCCTCACCAAATGCTTCATTCATCTTTTTATCATGTGCTTCAGGATCAAATTCATCCTCCAAATCATCCTTATCTAGAAAGATCCCTTCAGTCCCAGCCACCTCCCTAATCTTCTCTAACTTTTCCTttatctctttcttcttcagaTTCTTCAACCTCTTCAGCTCCTCCTTCCTCTCAAACTCCGCCTGCGCCATCCTCTCCTCTTTCCTTTCCCTCTGTGACTTCCTCGCATTGTCCTTCTTCCTCACGGATCCCTCCACTTTCCTCGAATGCCCCATCACCCTGTCGCCAGCATTCTCCTCAAACCTAAAGTTGAACTCCCTCTCATAATCCTCTTGCTTCTCCacctcatcctcatcctctGAAATGTTTACATCCACATCGCCATGGCCTTTACTTTTCTCTTCATCAATCCACATCCTTTTCCGAAAATAATCCTTCAAAAACATCTCTTCGCTATCCAACTTCTCATCGTCTCCGAAATACTCATTCATCTTCTCCCCAAGCACATTATCCTCCTCTTCATCTTCCTCATCCTTGGCACTACTCTTCACTCTCAAAAAATCTCcatcatcgtcatcatcaGATTTCCCCTCCTCCAGAGATTTCACAATCTGCTTCCTCAGCTCCTCCTGCTCTTGTGAATAACTCTTCAGCTCATTCGCGCCGTCATCCCCattttcttcctcttcatcACTTAACTCTGGACCAGCCTCAATCAATTGCTTCGAAACGACATCTTTCAAATACATAGGCTTCCCCTTCTTCATACTAGCAGCATCCTCCTCTTCATCGATATCCTCGTCATCGGATTCGAACAATTTCGCATCTTGCTCCCTCAAAATCGGGTCTTGATTCTTCACCTTAATCAACGCCTCAAAAAATTTAGCGTCCGTCTTCTTACTCGGTTTCTTCAACTCCTCCTCCCCAGACGACGATTCCTCTGAATCCGAGTCCGACGAGTCGACCCTGCCCTGCTTCTTGAGCGCTTCGTACCTGTGCAGCTCCTCTCGCTTCTTGTTGTGCTCGTAGCGTTTGGCAAATTCCTTgttgatttcaattttggaCAGGTCTTCGTCTGAAGAATCGCCATCGCTGTCGAAAAGCTTCAAACGATCCATTTCCGGAGGATTGAGAGTTTGAGCAGAAAACAGGTTTTTGAATCGAATTgggggttagggttagggttttggtGTATAAATCTCAGATGATTTAtcttaaatcttgtgccgTACAATCGCAAACAATAAGGCCCATCTCACTACAATGCCCAAATTTAGAATAGGCTTCTCATAAATGGAACCCATATCTTCGATTGAATGTGATGTTTTTAGTACttggttttttattattctttactatattttatttttattaaaaaaaaaagaagagagaattaATCCAAGTactcgtattaaaataaaataaaagcacgatgtattaaaatatgatgactttattttagtttttattattgtttactaaaattaaagaattaatcAATACATATAAGATGCTGCGATTCAAATTATAAGACGAAGACGCGGCAAAGCCCTAACTGAAAAATGGCGACGGCGATCGGATGGTACGGACCGCTGATTGATCTCTGCAAAGCATCTTCTTATGTTGGGGATTATGTACAGCTCGTAGTCTTCGTTCACCAATTCACCCCTATACAGGTATTTTTATGCGTTTTCTACtgcttaattaaatcatggagtagTAGTTTATTCATCCGTGTTGATGGATTTCGCGAGTGCAGTATAAAATTGGTGGAAATGGAGGAGAGGTGGTGAGGATGGACGTTCTGGTGGGGGATGAAACGAGGTCGTATTTCCCGGTGACCATTTGGCAGAAGCATATGAGGTCCCAAATTTCAGTTGGGCGTGTTTTTCTGCTGCGAAGTAATGCTGCTTCTTTTAGTAATGATTACTAGTTTTCTGGTGCATTGGTTTTATTGCTTTCTGATTGTGAATTTATCATGATCTTTGTCGAAAATGGGATGATTGTCGCATATAATTAGTCTGTGCATCGTTGCTGTGATACAACAGTTGGGGAAATTTGTGATCAAgtgtttttcttcttctttctagaGTTAAATTCTTAGTTCTACTTCTCAAGAATCAAGGCCGTGAGAGTTGTATTATGACTGTCACTCGGTCTATCTTCTCGAATCCACTGCAACGAGCATACATACGAGCCAGATTTTGTTGCTCTGCTGTAGTGAATTAGCTGTTTTACCTCTTCCAGATTAGGATGGAAGCTCAGTATCTTGCTAATGTTATCACCCTTTCTGTCCTAAAAGTTTGCCCATTGCTGGCtgcatttttatgtatttcgTTGTTTCGTGCTCTCTTAGTAATCAGTTGAATTTATGCAGATCTCAAAATCACAAGATATGGAGATACTGTTGAAGCCAGGGCTCTATATTGTTCATCTTTGCAATGTTTGCTTCAGCCAGATGACTTTGTTTCACCCAAGggtactctctctctctctctctcacatacACACAGGATGCTGCACTATCTTTATCAGATATTCAGACTGAGCAGTTGAATCTGAAgcatatattttgtaatagtATAGATTCAGTGTTAAGCATGGCTGTCCAGCCAGGGTGCTGCTGGTTATAATATGCTTCAAGTGTACTTTTATTTCCTAAGACAGCTAGTTCTTCTTGGCACATTATATTTTTCGTGGCGTGTAGGTTTGGATAAATTAATAGGAGAGAGTCATGTGGGGATCACTGTGAAGGACAAACTCCGGAAAGTTGCTGGCTGGCTGCAGCGAGCTAACCTTGCTCACTGTGGCAGTATATTGAACTACAATGAAGTGAGTTCAGAACCCCCTTATTCCATTTCTTTTACTAAATTCAGATTGGATAAAGATGTTTGAATGATGGAATTCTACTACTTTTTCTATAATGCTCCTTTTGCAAATAATGTTACATAATCCTTAGTGCAGAAGGCAATTGAAAGTAAACTGGAAATTGCATGAAGAGATATGTACCCAGGATTGCTCCTCTCTGTCAGAATTAAGCCAATGTGAGGACTCTTGCAAAGCAAGTTTTCACGCATCCGTTGGTGAAATATTTTTGCCAATTACTTGGGCAGATCTCCGAGAGCCTGAAGCCGAGAGGATGTTTATTAGCAGGCGGCTACATTCGCTTGGTGAGAACAGTTTGGTTGAAGATCTCATAACTATTGGCTGTCAGATATGCGGTGCCCCAGTGAATGACAGACTAGGGTACGTACAAGCATTTGAACGTCTTATTCGTTCAAGCAGAGCATTCATCATACTGATAAGCTTCGTTCTGGCAGGTCAAACACGGAGCATAACACCATTCCTTTATATTGCCAAAGAAGCTCAGACCGTCTCCATATGATAGGGTCCATATATAGACCTTTCTTGGTAACTAATTCTTGAATTTCCTACTGCTGATTATAGATGTTCAGCTGTATACTTGGATTAATGACGTTGTTCTTTCTCATTCTCCAGTTATACCTGTGGGATGACTCAAAATACCTTCCCATTTCTGTGACCAACAAAGCGGCTGAACTTCTGTTTGGTAACATCCCTGCTGAGAAAGTTCTTTCTTCCTATAAACTTCACCGGCCTAGTCCGAGCCATACTGGATTCAAGAAGGATCGTTCTTGTGCCAGAAAAGAGGTCGATGACGAAGATGAAAAGGGAGGCGGTCATAACCCGAATTTCTACATGATTTGGTTGATTTTATTGCGTAGTGTGTTTCAACATGGTAAAAACAGCCCTTTCAAATTTAAAGTAACAGTTGATACAAATAGGGATTGGGAAAATGGGAGGCTTGAGATGGTATCAGTCTCCCTTCCCGCTTTTACAGGAACACCCCAAAATTGAGCCTGATAGTTGGAGCCTTGTGTATGAACAATTCAATAGTGAATAACATTTCTGTTGAAATATTGC harbors:
- the LOC125185171 gene encoding peamaclein-like, which gives rise to MKSVTIFVASIILMMLIITSSLADDSSFCDQKCATRCSKAGRADRCLKYCHICCDKCGCVPSGTYGNKDECPCYRDMKNSKGGPKCP
- the LOC125223219 gene encoding protein KRI1 homolog, which codes for MDRLKLFDSDGDSSDEDLSKIEINKEFAKRYEHNKKREELHRYEALKKQGRVDSSDSDSEESSSGEEELKKPSKKTDAKFFEALIKVKNQDPILREQDAKLFESDDEDIDEEEDAASMKKGKPMYLKDVVSKQLIEAGPELSDEEEENGDDGANELKSYSQEQEELRKQIVKSLEEGKSDDDDDGDFLRVKSSAKDEEDEEEDNVLGEKMNEYFGDDEKLDSEEMFLKDYFRKRMWIDEEKSKGHGDVDVNISEDEDEVEKQEDYEREFNFRFEENAGDRVMGHSRKVEGSVRKKDNARKSQRERKEERMAQAEFERKEELKRLKNLKKKEIKEKLEKIREVAGTEGIFLDKDDLEDEFDPEAHDKKMNEAFGEEYYGAEDVDPQFGTDDDEDEELEKPDFDKEDELLGLDKGWDKVDKSGEGFKSFRERIMKDRLASGEEEENGEDEEKQRGSKRKRKHKPSEVEKAVIEELLDEYYKLDYEDTIGDLKTRFKYRPVKAKRFGLSAEEILALDDKELNQYVSLKKIAPYREQEWKVPRIKTIQLKESKYRKGNTSKAVDEDRKGKGKGKGKGKGKGKEVEVNAVGSEKPQPVEMNGEEKTVSRKRKRKQQQAELKISQSRLMAYGKIPSKSKSKN
- the LOC125219291 gene encoding uncharacterized protein LOC125219291 isoform X1, whose translation is MATAIGWYGPLIDLCKASSYVGDYVQLVVFVHQFTPIQYKIGGNGGEVVRMDVLVGDETRSYFPVTIWQKHMRSQISVGRVFLLRNLKITRYGDTVEARALYCSSLQCLLQPDDFVSPKGLDKLIGESHVGITVKDKLRKVAGWLQRANLAHCGSILNYNECRRQLKVNWKLHEEICTQDCSSLSELSQCEDSCKASFHASVGEIFLPITWADLREPEAERMFISRRLHSLGENSLVEDLITIGCQICGAPVNDRLGSNTEHNTIPLYCQRSSDRLHMIGSIYRPFLLYLWDDSKYLPISVTNKAAELLFGNIPAEKVLSSYKLHRPSPSHTGFKKDRSCARKEVDDEDEKGGGHNPNFYMIWLILLRSVFQHGKNSPFKFKVTVDTNRDWENGRLEMVSVSLPAFTGTPQN
- the LOC125219291 gene encoding uncharacterized protein LOC125219291 isoform X2, yielding MATAIGWYGPLIDLCKASSYVGDYVQLVVFVHQFTPIQYKIGGNGGEVVRMDVLVGDETRSYFPVTIWQKHMRSQISVGRVFLLRNLKITRYGDTVEARALYCSSLQCLLQPDDFVSPKGLDKLIGESHVGITVKDKLRKVAGWLQRANLAHCGSILNYNECRRQLKVNWKLHEEICTQDCSSLSELSQYLREPEAERMFISRRLHSLGENSLVEDLITIGCQICGAPVNDRLGSNTEHNTIPLYCQRSSDRLHMIGSIYRPFLLYLWDDSKYLPISVTNKAAELLFGNIPAEKVLSSYKLHRPSPSHTGFKKDRSCARKEVDDEDEKGGGHNPNFYMIWLILLRSVFQHGKNSPFKFKVTVDTNRDWENGRLEMVSVSLPAFTGTPQN